A stretch of the Streptomyces venezuelae genome encodes the following:
- a CDS encoding phosphatidylglycerol lysyltransferase domain-containing protein, with amino-acid sequence MSSRIDADKSGQVPNRIRRMLHGPRPESVPGLVGTAVTVVGLLDIAAGVFPRFRHSRIHAVTEVLPGSVGPFAAALAISAGVLLLLLAHGLKRRKRRAWRAAVVLLPAGAVAQFTYRHSVIGVVIAAALLALLLRHQNEFKALPDPRSRWKALANFVLMSAGSIGLGLVIVNSHPGRLKGDPGLYEQIQHVIYGLFGFEGPMDYYGRVSWTVGYSLGALGMLTALTTIYLAFRPEHPAARLTSEDEDKLRELLARHGGRDSLGHFALRRDKAVVFSPSGKAAVTYRVVSGVMLASGDPIGDVEAWPGAIERFMAEARIHSWTPAVMGCSETGGEVWTRETGLDALELGDEAIVDTKDFSLSGRAMRNVRQMVKRIERNGYTTKVRRVSELTEAELDAVRGASDAWRGTDTERGFSMALGRVGDPGDGDCVIATAHRTEEGDTSPFGDLKAVLHFVPWGPDGMSLDLMRRDRAADPGMNELLIVAALQACPDLKIEKVSLNFAMFRSALARGEKIGAGPVLRAWRGLLVFLSRWFQIESLYKFNAKFQPRWEPRFVVFRTTRDLPRIGFAAMQAEGFVTLALPRLFAARRRPKPVRTCAHRTHQLTALSTAQPEREVRAA; translated from the coding sequence ATGTCCAGCAGGATAGATGCCGATAAGTCCGGTCAGGTTCCGAACCGCATCCGGCGGATGCTCCACGGCCCACGACCGGAGTCTGTCCCCGGCCTCGTCGGCACGGCCGTCACCGTCGTAGGTCTCCTCGACATCGCCGCGGGGGTCTTCCCACGGTTCCGGCACAGCCGGATCCACGCGGTCACCGAGGTGCTGCCCGGGTCCGTCGGCCCCTTCGCCGCCGCCCTCGCCATCAGCGCGGGCGTCCTGCTGCTGCTCCTCGCCCACGGCCTCAAGCGCCGCAAGCGGCGCGCCTGGCGGGCCGCGGTCGTCCTGCTGCCGGCCGGCGCCGTCGCCCAGTTCACCTACCGCCACTCGGTCATCGGCGTAGTGATCGCTGCGGCCCTGCTCGCCCTGCTGCTGCGCCACCAGAACGAGTTCAAGGCCCTGCCCGACCCGCGCAGCCGCTGGAAGGCACTGGCCAACTTCGTCCTGATGAGCGCCGGCTCCATCGGCCTGGGCCTGGTCATCGTCAACTCCCACCCCGGCCGGCTCAAGGGCGACCCGGGACTGTACGAGCAGATCCAGCACGTGATCTACGGGCTCTTCGGCTTCGAGGGCCCGATGGACTACTACGGACGGGTGTCCTGGACCGTCGGCTACTCGCTCGGCGCCCTCGGCATGCTGACCGCCCTCACCACCATCTACCTGGCCTTCCGCCCCGAGCACCCGGCCGCCCGGCTGACCTCCGAGGACGAGGACAAGCTGCGCGAGCTGCTGGCCCGGCACGGTGGCCGCGACTCCCTCGGCCACTTCGCGCTCCGCCGCGACAAGGCCGTCGTCTTCTCCCCCAGCGGCAAGGCCGCCGTCACCTACCGGGTGGTCTCCGGCGTGATGCTCGCCTCCGGCGACCCGATCGGCGACGTCGAGGCCTGGCCCGGCGCCATCGAGCGGTTCATGGCGGAAGCCCGGATCCACTCCTGGACCCCCGCCGTGATGGGCTGCAGCGAGACCGGCGGCGAGGTCTGGACCCGCGAGACCGGCCTGGACGCACTGGAACTCGGCGACGAGGCCATCGTCGACACCAAGGACTTCTCCCTCTCCGGCCGTGCCATGCGCAACGTCCGCCAGATGGTCAAGCGCATCGAGCGCAACGGCTACACCACCAAGGTCCGCCGGGTCAGCGAGCTCACCGAGGCCGAGCTGGACGCCGTACGCGGCGCCTCCGACGCCTGGCGCGGCACCGACACCGAGCGCGGCTTCTCCATGGCCCTGGGCCGGGTCGGCGACCCCGGCGACGGCGACTGCGTGATCGCCACCGCCCACCGGACGGAGGAGGGCGACACCAGCCCCTTCGGCGACCTCAAAGCCGTCCTCCACTTCGTCCCCTGGGGCCCCGACGGCATGTCCCTGGACCTGATGCGCCGCGACCGCGCCGCCGACCCCGGCATGAACGAACTGCTGATCGTGGCCGCCCTGCAGGCCTGCCCCGACCTCAAGATCGAAAAGGTCTCGCTCAACTTCGCGATGTTCCGCTCGGCCCTGGCCCGCGGCGAGAAGATCGGCGCCGGACCCGTCCTGCGCGCCTGGCGCGGACTGCTGGTCTTCCTCTCCCGCTGGTTCCAGATCGAATCGCTCTACAAGTTCAACGCCAAGTTCCAGCCCCGCTGGGAGCCCCGGTTCGTGGTCTTCCGCACCACCCGCGACCTGCCCCGCATCGGCTTCGCCGCCATGCAGGCCGAGGGATTCGTGACCCTGGCGCTGCCCCGCCTGTTCGCCGCCCGCCGTCGGCCCAAGCCGGTCCGCACCTGCGCCCACCGCACCCACCAGCTGACCGCCCTGTCCACCGCCCAGCCCGAGCGCGAGGTGCGCGCCGCCTGA
- a CDS encoding alpha/beta hydrolase — MGLTSNTVLVLAIVAGVLLFAATVWLWPRLAGRTWRAVTGRVGLLLATQLALFSAVGLAANKSFLFYGSWADLFGQQTGMGKVVDHSMSSRDVKVVDKQQLDVPGGDRPAVGGQILKVAISGQKSKIDSPGYVYLPPEYFQPQYEDKNFPASIVLTGYPGTAENLIKGLNYPMTAFKQAKAGKMKPMILVMLRPTVAPPRDTECVDIPGGPQTETFFAQDLPQAIKDTFRVGDKAQNMGFIGNSTGGYCALKMAVHYPQTFGAGAGLSAYYEAPSDATTGDLFHGDNKLKKRADILHSLKNKQPSGTSFLVTSSEQGEGNLGDTKKFIQSVKGPDRVSSIILDSGGHNFNTWRREIPPMLEWMSGRIQA; from the coding sequence ATGGGTCTCACCAGTAATACGGTTCTGGTCCTGGCCATCGTCGCCGGTGTGCTGCTCTTCGCGGCGACCGTCTGGCTCTGGCCGCGCCTGGCGGGCCGCACCTGGCGTGCGGTCACCGGCCGCGTCGGACTGCTGCTCGCGACCCAGCTGGCGCTGTTCTCGGCGGTCGGGCTGGCCGCCAACAAGTCCTTCCTGTTCTACGGCTCCTGGGCCGACCTGTTCGGGCAGCAGACCGGGATGGGCAAGGTCGTCGACCACTCGATGAGCAGCCGGGACGTCAAGGTCGTCGACAAGCAGCAGCTGGACGTTCCGGGCGGTGACCGGCCGGCCGTGGGCGGGCAGATCCTGAAGGTCGCCATATCGGGGCAGAAGTCGAAGATCGACAGCCCGGGGTACGTGTACCTGCCGCCGGAGTACTTCCAGCCGCAGTACGAGGACAAGAACTTCCCCGCCTCGATCGTGCTGACCGGCTACCCGGGCACCGCCGAGAACCTGATCAAAGGGCTGAACTACCCGATGACGGCCTTCAAGCAGGCCAAGGCGGGCAAGATGAAGCCGATGATCCTGGTCATGCTGCGGCCGACGGTGGCCCCGCCGCGGGACACCGAGTGCGTGGACATACCGGGCGGCCCGCAGACCGAGACCTTCTTCGCACAGGACCTGCCGCAGGCCATCAAGGACACCTTCCGGGTCGGTGACAAGGCGCAGAACATGGGCTTCATCGGCAACTCCACCGGTGGCTACTGCGCCCTGAAGATGGCCGTCCACTACCCGCAGACCTTCGGGGCGGGGGCCGGTTTGTCCGCGTACTACGAGGCCCCCAGCGACGCCACGACCGGCGATCTGTTCCACGGCGACAACAAGCTGAAGAAGCGGGCCGACATCCTGCACAGCCTGAAGAACAAGCAGCCCTCGGGTACGTCCTTCCTGGTCACCAGCAGTGAGCAGGGCGAGGGCAACCTCGGGGACACCAAGAAGTTCATCCAGTCGGTCAAGGGCCCGGACCGGGTCTCCTCGATCATCCTCGACAGCGGCGGCCACAACTTCAACACCTGGCGCCGGGAGATCCCCCCGATGCTGGAGTGGATGAGCGGGCGCATCCAGGCCTGA